Proteins found in one Pyxidicoccus trucidator genomic segment:
- a CDS encoding PEGA domain-containing protein has protein sequence MRPSSNRALHAALSGWLVGLLAVGPVAAAQQSSMPVRLVPRAIPAASAQAVTVVVVPLDAAARPEAARLAHLAEQAVARSGRLDLVRLADALDVAGRREREARAAEAATAIKEGQRAYDELDTQQALQQFDKAVRASEAGDLSLRFGELSRARVMKAASQVANGENTAAQLEIRSVLAVDPRAQFSPNFFPPDEMAFVEKERKAVLAAPKAALTVRTEPVPAQVFVDGQFRGVSPVVLSDLSPADHYVTVVAPGYALAQRRAREGDTLLTLTPLPTQKTLQTLTETVARKPESQERDKALRELGTLAGVPQVLALLVRGGAGAGPLDVTALRLDVADGHNLAYALGTVPRGEGMAAGSEALLTGLVAADAPRQGGKPVTHFGGGGTTRRTVGYVLMATGVAMVAGGIYFGMEASAKEDDFRRAPQTSPRAQDLKDTGKTYALIADVGVLAGLAAAGLGGYFAFSEGGGSSKAPARASSTAAPPPSKREALPMPPPPPASKPRSEPLPMPPPPAKTPPAATTPSKTEEPATTRPPDSKRTREEEARQRREEVERQRRELEEQRKKEAEEEARREEEAKRKREEEAKRKREEEERRRREEEEKKKRPSLDEDDLRNY, from the coding sequence ATGCGACCTTCGAGCAATCGCGCGCTGCACGCGGCCCTGAGCGGGTGGCTGGTGGGCCTGCTGGCGGTAGGACCCGTGGCGGCGGCGCAGCAGTCTTCCATGCCCGTGCGGCTGGTGCCCCGGGCCATTCCGGCGGCCTCCGCGCAGGCGGTGACGGTGGTAGTCGTTCCGCTGGACGCGGCGGCCCGTCCCGAGGCGGCGCGGCTGGCGCACCTGGCGGAGCAGGCGGTGGCGCGCTCCGGCCGGCTGGACCTGGTGCGGCTGGCGGACGCGCTGGACGTGGCGGGGCGGCGCGAGCGCGAGGCCCGGGCCGCCGAGGCCGCCACGGCAATCAAGGAGGGCCAGCGCGCCTATGACGAGCTGGACACGCAGCAGGCGCTCCAGCAGTTCGACAAGGCGGTGCGCGCGTCCGAGGCGGGCGACCTTTCACTGCGCTTCGGCGAGCTGAGCCGCGCGCGGGTGATGAAGGCGGCCTCGCAGGTGGCCAACGGGGAGAACACGGCGGCCCAGCTCGAAATCCGCTCGGTGCTGGCGGTGGACCCGCGTGCGCAGTTCTCGCCCAACTTCTTCCCTCCGGACGAGATGGCCTTCGTGGAGAAGGAGCGCAAGGCGGTGCTCGCGGCGCCGAAGGCGGCGCTGACCGTGCGCACGGAGCCTGTGCCCGCGCAGGTGTTCGTGGACGGCCAGTTCCGCGGCGTGTCGCCGGTGGTGCTGTCGGACCTGTCGCCCGCGGACCACTACGTCACGGTGGTGGCGCCGGGCTACGCGCTGGCCCAGCGCCGCGCGCGAGAGGGCGACACCTTGCTCACCCTCACGCCCCTGCCGACGCAGAAGACGCTGCAGACCCTCACCGAGACGGTGGCGCGCAAGCCCGAGAGCCAGGAGCGGGACAAGGCCCTGCGCGAGCTGGGCACGCTGGCCGGGGTGCCGCAGGTGCTGGCGCTGCTGGTCCGGGGTGGGGCGGGGGCGGGGCCGCTGGACGTGACGGCGCTGCGGCTGGACGTGGCGGACGGGCACAACCTGGCCTACGCGCTGGGGACGGTGCCGCGCGGGGAGGGCATGGCGGCGGGCTCGGAGGCGCTGCTGACGGGGCTGGTGGCCGCGGACGCGCCGCGCCAGGGCGGCAAGCCGGTGACGCACTTCGGAGGTGGCGGCACCACGCGCCGCACCGTGGGCTACGTGCTGATGGCCACGGGCGTGGCCATGGTGGCCGGCGGCATCTACTTCGGCATGGAGGCCTCCGCGAAGGAGGACGACTTCAGGCGCGCCCCGCAGACCAGCCCGCGCGCGCAGGACCTCAAGGACACCGGCAAGACGTACGCGCTGATTGCGGACGTGGGCGTCCTCGCGGGCCTCGCCGCCGCGGGCCTGGGCGGATACTTCGCCTTCTCGGAGGGCGGCGGCAGCAGCAAGGCCCCCGCCCGGGCGAGCAGCACCGCGGCACCGCCGCCCTCGAAGCGTGAGGCGCTGCCCATGCCGCCTCCGCCCCCCGCGTCGAAGCCCCGTAGCGAGCCGCTGCCCATGCCGCCTCCCCCGGCGAAGACTCCTCCTGCCGCCACGACGCCTTCGAAGACCGAGGAGCCCGCCACCACGCGCCCGCCGGACAGCAAGCGCACGCGCGAAGAGGAGGCCCGCCAGCGTCGCGAGGAAGTCGAGCGCCAGCGTCGCGAGCTGGAGGAGCAGCGCAAGAAGGAGGCCGAGGAGGAGGCGCGGCGCGAGGAGGAGGCGAAGCGCAAGCGTGAGGAGGAAGCGAAGCGCAAGCGCGAGGAGGAGGAGCGGCGGCGGCGGGAGGAAGAGGAGAAGAAGAAGCGGCCTTCACTCGACGAAGACGATCTCCGGAACTACTAG
- a CDS encoding D-alanine--D-alanine ligase → MGKRVGVLMGGWGEEREISLKTGEAVVGALESRGHQVTRIFAGPGLDRALRAAELDVAFIALHGRMGEDGRVQGLLELLELPYTGSGVLASALAMNKPMAKKLFRLHNLPTPQGYRVGRDAAARALELHGDLGFPCVVKPACGGSSVGLSVVHAPEALAPAVAQACRFGGEALVERFASGREVTVGILGDSVLGSCEVATPREGFDYEAKYKGGARYFLPPRLSATRVANVEALALGAYRALGCRGYARVDLLCSDTENDVVLEVNTLPGFTPTSLLPKIAAQGGLDFAELTERILALATRDEANVTEAPAVAPVPLAPEPRRAVS, encoded by the coding sequence ATGGGCAAGCGCGTCGGAGTTCTGATGGGTGGGTGGGGCGAGGAGCGGGAGATTTCGCTCAAGACGGGAGAGGCCGTCGTCGGGGCCCTGGAGTCCCGAGGCCACCAGGTCACCCGCATCTTCGCCGGCCCCGGGCTGGACCGGGCGCTGCGCGCGGCCGAGCTGGACGTGGCCTTCATCGCGCTGCACGGGCGCATGGGCGAGGACGGCCGGGTACAGGGCCTGCTGGAGCTGCTGGAGCTGCCGTACACCGGCTCGGGTGTGCTGGCCTCCGCGCTGGCGATGAACAAGCCGATGGCGAAGAAGCTCTTCCGGCTGCACAACCTGCCCACGCCGCAGGGCTACCGCGTGGGCCGCGACGCCGCGGCGCGCGCGCTGGAGCTGCATGGCGACCTGGGCTTTCCCTGCGTGGTGAAGCCCGCGTGTGGCGGCTCGTCGGTGGGCCTGTCGGTGGTGCACGCGCCGGAGGCGCTCGCCCCCGCGGTGGCGCAGGCGTGCCGCTTCGGCGGTGAGGCGCTGGTGGAGCGCTTCGCGTCCGGCCGCGAGGTGACGGTGGGCATCCTCGGGGACTCGGTGCTGGGCAGCTGCGAGGTGGCGACCCCGCGCGAGGGCTTCGACTACGAGGCCAAGTACAAGGGCGGCGCGCGCTACTTCCTGCCGCCCCGCCTGTCCGCCACCCGCGTGGCCAACGTGGAGGCGCTGGCCCTGGGCGCGTACCGCGCGCTGGGCTGCCGCGGCTACGCCCGCGTGGACCTGCTCTGCTCGGACACGGAGAACGACGTGGTGCTGGAGGTGAACACGCTGCCCGGCTTCACCCCCACCAGCCTCCTGCCGAAGATTGCCGCCCAGGGCGGCCTGGACTTCGCCGAGCTGACCGAGCGCATCCTCGCGCTGGCGACGCGCGACGAGGCCAACGTCACCGAGGCCCCCGCCGTGGCCCCCGTCCCCCTCGCCCCCGAGCCCCGCCGCGCGGTGAGCTGA
- a CDS encoding murein hydrolase activator EnvC family protein, whose product MSRASLHLPLALVLAASAASAQPQPEEAEQAALRDKLATQRATLALIEAKKLSVLEGVELMEEMASFSRRRVRALDGDLAVFRRRVTLAEREEVVLREALRLQLRRLSPRLRTLYRLMRRRPLEVLLSAEDFAALVWRARALEASMSGDLELLRAVQRVAHLQRQATRELKRLQTSLSARVAFLQEQEKLARAQQEALEEVVGSLAGEAELAKRAVRELEQADAELTRVVQDLKELPATHGFGALRGTLPRPVKGIVEVGFGKVVNPRFNTVTVQKGLDIRAPAGTPVQAVAEGIVAYAGSLRGYGNLLILDHGDGFHTLMAHLSTLTAELGAAVAAGDVVGEVGDTGSLKGAYLYFEVRRAGQAVDPALWLAPAL is encoded by the coding sequence ATGAGCCGGGCGTCCCTCCACCTGCCGCTGGCCCTGGTGCTGGCGGCCTCCGCCGCGTCCGCGCAGCCTCAGCCCGAGGAGGCCGAGCAGGCCGCCCTGCGCGACAAGCTGGCCACGCAGCGCGCGACGCTGGCGCTCATCGAGGCGAAGAAGCTCTCCGTGCTGGAGGGCGTGGAGCTGATGGAGGAGATGGCGTCCTTCTCCCGGAGGCGGGTGCGCGCGCTGGACGGGGACCTGGCGGTGTTCCGCCGGCGCGTGACGCTGGCCGAGCGCGAGGAGGTCGTGCTGCGCGAGGCGCTGCGGCTCCAGCTCCGGCGGCTGTCCCCCCGGCTGCGCACCCTCTACCGCCTGATGCGGCGCCGCCCGCTGGAGGTGCTGCTGTCCGCCGAGGACTTCGCCGCGCTCGTGTGGCGGGCCCGCGCGCTGGAGGCCAGCATGTCCGGTGATTTGGAGCTGCTGCGCGCCGTGCAGCGCGTGGCGCACCTCCAGCGGCAGGCGACGCGCGAGCTGAAGCGGCTCCAGACGTCGCTGTCCGCGCGCGTGGCCTTCCTCCAGGAGCAGGAGAAGCTGGCCCGCGCGCAGCAGGAGGCCCTGGAGGAGGTGGTGGGCTCGCTGGCCGGAGAGGCCGAGCTGGCGAAGCGCGCGGTGCGCGAGCTGGAGCAGGCGGACGCCGAGCTGACGCGCGTGGTGCAGGACTTGAAAGAACTGCCCGCCACCCACGGCTTCGGCGCGCTGCGAGGCACGCTGCCCCGGCCGGTGAAGGGCATTGTCGAGGTGGGCTTCGGCAAGGTGGTCAACCCGCGCTTCAACACCGTCACCGTGCAGAAGGGCCTGGACATCCGCGCCCCCGCGGGCACGCCGGTGCAGGCCGTGGCCGAGGGCATCGTGGCCTATGCCGGCTCGCTGCGGGGCTACGGCAACCTGCTCATCCTGGACCACGGCGACGGCTTCCACACCCTCATGGCCCACCTGAGCACGCTCACCGCCGAGCTCGGCGCCGCCGTGGCCGCCGGAGACGTGGTGGGCGAGGTGGGCGACACCGGCTCCCTCAAGGGCGCCTACCTCTACTTCGAGGTCCGCAGGGCCGGGCAGGCCGTGGACCCGGCACTCTGGCTGGCCCCTGCTCTCTAA
- a CDS encoding S41 family peptidase — translation MTRLPQPWRAALAALLLLSAPSAADEKSKAGARTSGAAVPPGRAERAERDDATYRQLELFARVLSYVENNYVEPADREQLIHGAIQGMLETLDPHTVYMPPEVFREMKIDTSGEWGGLGIEIARKGERIVVVAPIDDTPAARAGIKAGDELVGIDGEPTQGMDVGRAMQKMRGPAGGRVLLTIMRQGFSAPREIAIIRDHIRIVSVEGALHGGIGHVKVKNFQDRTDLYLRKELDRLRALNGGKELRGLVLDLRNNPGGLLDQAVAMSDRFLPGNLPIVSTRGRDGRNATEERSKDRDTEKDYPVVVLVNAGSASASEIVAGALQDHGRAVIMGTQTFGKGSVQTVIELEDGSGLKLTIARYYTPKGRSIQERGITPDYVVPDEQGGKTPREVVREKDLQRHFRAEPVATTETPSPATRGLPEGLKDWDVTAGMKDYPLKVALDYLNGLGPAPARVPARTSGR, via the coding sequence GTGACGCGTCTTCCCCAGCCGTGGCGCGCGGCGCTGGCCGCCCTCCTCCTCCTGAGCGCGCCCTCGGCCGCCGACGAGAAGTCGAAGGCCGGCGCACGGACTTCCGGCGCGGCGGTGCCCCCCGGCCGCGCGGAGCGGGCCGAGCGCGACGACGCCACCTACCGCCAGCTCGAGCTGTTCGCGCGGGTGCTCTCCTACGTGGAGAACAACTACGTGGAGCCGGCGGACCGGGAGCAGCTCATCCACGGCGCCATCCAGGGCATGCTGGAGACGCTGGACCCGCACACCGTCTACATGCCCCCGGAGGTGTTCCGGGAGATGAAGATAGACACCTCGGGCGAGTGGGGCGGGCTGGGCATCGAAATCGCGCGCAAGGGCGAGCGAATCGTGGTGGTGGCCCCCATCGACGACACCCCGGCGGCGCGCGCTGGCATCAAGGCCGGCGACGAGCTGGTGGGCATCGACGGCGAGCCCACGCAGGGCATGGACGTGGGGCGGGCCATGCAGAAGATGCGCGGCCCGGCGGGTGGGCGGGTGCTGCTCACCATCATGCGCCAGGGCTTCAGCGCGCCGCGCGAAATCGCCATCATCCGGGACCACATCCGCATCGTCTCGGTGGAGGGCGCGCTCCACGGCGGCATCGGCCACGTGAAGGTGAAGAACTTCCAGGACCGCACGGACCTGTACCTGCGCAAGGAGCTGGACCGGCTGCGCGCCCTCAACGGGGGCAAGGAGCTGCGCGGGCTGGTGCTCGATTTGCGCAACAACCCCGGCGGCCTGCTGGACCAGGCGGTGGCGATGAGCGACCGCTTCCTGCCGGGCAACCTGCCCATCGTCTCCACGCGCGGGCGCGACGGCCGCAACGCCACCGAGGAGCGCAGCAAGGACCGCGACACGGAGAAGGACTACCCCGTGGTGGTGCTGGTCAACGCGGGCAGCGCCTCCGCGTCGGAAATCGTCGCCGGTGCGCTCCAGGACCACGGCCGCGCCGTCATCATGGGCACCCAGACTTTCGGTAAGGGCAGCGTGCAGACGGTCATCGAGCTGGAGGACGGCTCGGGCCTGAAGCTCACCATCGCCCGCTACTACACGCCCAAGGGGCGCAGCATCCAGGAGCGCGGCATCACCCCGGACTACGTCGTCCCCGACGAGCAGGGGGGCAAGACGCCGCGCGAGGTGGTGCGCGAGAAGGACCTCCAGCGCCACTTCCGCGCCGAGCCCGTCGCCACCACCGAGACGCCTTCCCCCGCGACGCGCGGCCTGCCCGAGGGCCTCAAGGACTGGGACGTCACCGCGGGCATGAAGGACTACCCGCTGAAGGTCGCCCTCGACTATCTGAACGGCCTGGGCCCGGCCCCTGCGCGCGTTCCGGCCCGCACCTCGGGTCGGTGA
- a CDS encoding cellulose synthase family protein, protein MTTVEIIFLGVYFSVLCVLAVYGSHRYRMAFLYYRHKFKLPTPKGPLKELPRVTIQLPIFNEMYVVERLVESVCRIDYPRELLEIQVLDDSTDETCGIARACVERHKQKGHDIVYIHRTNRQGFKAGALENGLKLARGQYVAVFDADFVPTPDFLLRTVPFFADDKVGMVQVRWGHLNRDFSILTQAQSIFLDGHFIIEHTARNRSGCFFNFNGTAGIWRRDTISDAGGWQHDTLTEDLDLSYRAQLKGWRFIFLPEVISPAEVPVDMNAFKSQQHRWAKGSIQTAKKLLPTILKSDLPLAVKREAFFHLTNNMAYLLMVLLSVLMPISMVVRFQHGLYGTLFLDLPFFISATASVCVFYVAAQREMGVKGWSRVKYLPFLMSLGIGLAINNAKAVLEALLNQQSGFARTPKTGAEGKKVVAVKKTYRGSKTLMPVVELAFAAYFTGALWFAIDARIYTSVPFIILFQAGFLYVGVSSLLQGLSGRLKLAEPAPTVNASGEQPRRAA, encoded by the coding sequence ATGACCACCGTCGAGATCATCTTCCTGGGCGTCTATTTCAGCGTCCTGTGCGTGCTGGCGGTCTACGGCTCGCACAGGTACCGGATGGCGTTCCTGTACTACCGGCACAAGTTCAAGCTGCCTACGCCGAAGGGGCCCCTGAAGGAGCTCCCACGCGTCACCATCCAGCTCCCCATCTTCAACGAGATGTACGTGGTGGAGCGCCTGGTGGAGTCGGTGTGCCGCATCGACTACCCACGCGAGCTGCTGGAAATCCAGGTGCTGGACGACTCGACGGACGAGACGTGCGGCATCGCGCGTGCGTGTGTGGAGCGCCACAAGCAGAAGGGCCATGACATCGTCTACATCCACCGCACCAACCGCCAGGGCTTCAAGGCGGGTGCGCTGGAGAACGGCCTGAAGCTGGCGCGGGGCCAGTACGTCGCGGTGTTCGACGCGGACTTCGTGCCGACGCCGGACTTCCTGCTGCGCACGGTGCCGTTCTTCGCGGACGACAAGGTGGGCATGGTGCAGGTGCGCTGGGGTCACCTCAACCGTGACTTCTCCATCCTGACGCAGGCCCAGAGCATCTTCCTGGACGGGCACTTCATCATCGAGCACACCGCCCGCAACCGCTCCGGCTGCTTCTTCAACTTCAACGGCACCGCGGGCATCTGGCGGCGCGACACCATCTCCGACGCGGGCGGCTGGCAGCACGACACGCTCACCGAGGACCTGGACCTGAGCTACCGCGCCCAGCTCAAGGGCTGGCGGTTCATCTTCCTGCCCGAGGTCATCTCCCCGGCCGAGGTGCCGGTGGACATGAACGCCTTCAAGAGCCAGCAGCACCGCTGGGCCAAGGGCTCCATCCAGACGGCGAAGAAGCTGCTGCCCACCATCCTCAAGAGCGATTTGCCCCTGGCGGTGAAGCGCGAGGCCTTCTTCCACCTCACCAACAACATGGCCTACCTGTTGATGGTGCTCCTGTCCGTGCTGATGCCCATCAGCATGGTGGTGCGCTTCCAGCACGGCCTGTACGGCACGCTCTTCCTGGACCTGCCCTTCTTCATCAGCGCCACCGCCAGCGTCTGCGTGTTCTACGTGGCCGCGCAGCGGGAGATGGGCGTGAAGGGGTGGTCGCGGGTGAAGTACCTGCCCTTCCTGATGAGCCTGGGCATCGGCCTGGCCATCAACAACGCGAAGGCGGTGCTGGAGGCGCTGCTCAACCAGCAGTCCGGCTTCGCGCGCACGCCGAAGACGGGCGCCGAGGGCAAGAAGGTCGTCGCGGTGAAGAAGACCTACCGCGGCAGCAAGACGCTGATGCCGGTGGTGGAGTTGGCCTTCGCGGCCTACTTCACGGGCGCGCTGTGGTTCGCCATCGACGCGCGCATCTACACGTCGGTGCCCTTCATCATCCTGTTCCAGGCGGGCTTCCTGTACGTGGGCGTGTCCAGCCTCCTGCAGGGCCTGTCCGGCCGGCTGAAGCTGGCGGAGCCTGCGCCCACGGTGAACGCCTCTGGCGAGCAGCCGCGCCGCGCGGCCTGA
- a CDS encoding PEGA domain-containing protein has product MSLHRIVLFALVTVLAAPSSAFAQDDDLLAPLTPQTKPSKTKGGKTKVVKKKPAKPAREKSTKVTKKPAKTKSGATARGKAAKKPVETSSEDDLLAPLELKKTELLVRITGGVRGAKLQVDGKDAGSLTAAPIPLEVTPGEHLLVVRKPGYAEFTRRIDVKEGSQQEVPVSLDATMGFATLTADVADAMAVVDGVEVGPVPQGNVLLKPGSREIEFRAPGFKPAVHNITVFAGRNYSVEGTLRPLEDTSVATRDVPKNPVLEPSFTDDTAPGLTARDLEPETEVSSGKPWYGRWYVWAGVGAVVAAGTVGAVMATQGGGFDPLDANRDVCGDPGCDAVLGGARPVRGNKAGGMLRLPAGALRF; this is encoded by the coding sequence ATGAGCCTCCACCGCATCGTCCTGTTCGCCCTGGTGACCGTCCTGGCGGCGCCGTCCTCCGCCTTCGCGCAGGACGATGACCTCCTCGCCCCCCTCACCCCGCAGACGAAGCCTTCGAAGACGAAGGGCGGGAAGACGAAGGTGGTGAAGAAGAAGCCCGCGAAGCCCGCGCGCGAGAAGTCCACGAAGGTGACGAAGAAGCCCGCGAAGACGAAGAGCGGCGCGACGGCGCGGGGCAAGGCCGCGAAGAAGCCCGTGGAGACCTCCTCCGAGGACGACCTGCTCGCGCCGCTGGAGCTCAAGAAGACGGAGCTGCTGGTCCGCATCACCGGGGGCGTGCGCGGGGCGAAGCTGCAGGTGGATGGCAAGGACGCCGGCTCGCTCACCGCGGCCCCCATCCCGCTCGAGGTGACGCCGGGTGAGCACCTGCTGGTGGTCCGCAAGCCGGGCTATGCCGAGTTCACGCGGCGCATCGACGTCAAGGAGGGCTCGCAGCAGGAGGTGCCGGTGTCGCTGGACGCCACCATGGGCTTCGCCACGCTCACCGCGGACGTGGCCGACGCGATGGCGGTGGTGGACGGTGTGGAGGTGGGGCCGGTGCCGCAGGGCAACGTGCTGCTCAAGCCGGGCTCGCGCGAGATTGAGTTCCGGGCCCCGGGCTTCAAGCCCGCCGTGCACAACATCACCGTGTTCGCCGGCCGCAACTACTCGGTGGAGGGCACGCTGCGGCCGCTGGAGGACACGTCGGTGGCCACGCGGGATGTGCCGAAGAACCCCGTGCTGGAGCCGTCCTTCACCGACGACACGGCCCCGGGCCTGACGGCGCGCGACCTGGAGCCTGAGACCGAGGTGAGCTCCGGCAAGCCCTGGTACGGCCGCTGGTACGTGTGGGCCGGCGTGGGCGCGGTGGTGGCCGCGGGCACGGTGGGCGCGGTGATGGCCACGCAGGGCGGTGGCTTCGACCCCCTGGATGCGAACCGGGACGTGTGCGGCGATCCTGGCTGTGATGCCGTGCTGGGCGGCGCGCGCCCGGTACGCGGGAACAAGGCGGGGGGCATGCTCCGTCTGCCGGCGGGAGCCCTGCGCTTCTGA
- a CDS encoding alpha/beta fold hydrolase → MDLMGGMQKVMRRMLVARGVESSTVEVAGQSLHHYSLKGEGKGPPVVLVHGLGGSANGFGRTFFALAKRFSRVLAPDLPGHGFSVQYCGGEVCVRNQFDVLRAYVEQVAGGPAFVVGNSLGGAMAVNLAAEYPQWVRALALVAPAGAELPEAENVALLNSFTVRSPAEARAFTRRLFHRPPLPALLFAYELRRFYDTPTVRALTSEALATRASLEPAKVRNLAMPVLFLWGGSERLLPSVSLEWYRAHLPPHARVDVVDGFGHVPQLERPDELVSHLVRFADTAGL, encoded by the coding sequence ATGGATTTGATGGGTGGGATGCAGAAGGTGATGCGGCGCATGCTGGTGGCGCGCGGCGTCGAGTCCTCCACCGTGGAGGTGGCCGGGCAGTCGCTGCACCACTACTCGCTGAAGGGCGAGGGCAAGGGGCCGCCGGTGGTGCTGGTGCACGGGCTGGGCGGCTCGGCCAACGGCTTCGGGCGCACCTTCTTCGCGCTGGCGAAGCGCTTCTCGCGGGTGCTGGCGCCGGACCTGCCGGGCCATGGCTTCTCCGTGCAGTACTGCGGCGGCGAGGTGTGCGTGCGCAACCAGTTCGACGTGCTGCGCGCGTACGTCGAACAGGTGGCGGGCGGGCCGGCCTTCGTGGTGGGCAACTCGCTGGGCGGCGCCATGGCGGTGAATCTGGCGGCGGAGTACCCCCAGTGGGTGCGCGCGCTGGCCCTGGTGGCCCCGGCCGGCGCGGAGCTGCCGGAAGCGGAGAACGTCGCGCTGCTCAACTCCTTCACGGTGCGCTCGCCCGCGGAGGCGCGGGCCTTCACCCGGCGGCTCTTCCACCGGCCTCCGCTGCCCGCGCTGCTGTTCGCCTACGAGCTGCGCCGCTTCTATGACACGCCCACGGTGCGGGCGCTCACCTCGGAGGCGCTGGCCACGCGCGCCAGCCTGGAGCCGGCGAAGGTGCGCAACCTGGCCATGCCGGTGCTGTTCCTGTGGGGCGGCAGCGAGCGGCTGCTCCCCTCGGTGTCGCTGGAGTGGTACCGCGCCCACCTGCCGCCGCACGCCCGGGTGGACGTGGTGGACGGCTTCGGGCACGTGCCGCAGCTGGAGCGGCCGGACGAGCTGGTGTCGCACCTGGTGCGCTTCGCCGACACGGCGGGGCTCTGA
- a CDS encoding M1 family aminopeptidase, with amino-acid sequence MRTFLRGCLLWSVLSSAPAWSGPPAAPPPPAASPEVQLCLQHLKPSERERAAKALGPLAELPRYRVQLDVDPASREVTGRVQVEVLARGRPLTELYLRLTPNLLGRRVTLSDAKLGGRPIKLEQPEPTLYRVSLEEPVPPGAAAVVDVAVKATVPKVESGGGGMLAGLLGGGDRRGGGDHGAFSATEDFVSLVGVVPQVPPLDAAGQPWAGPQGVGDLALYEPAHVLATVTVPSGWTVHATGAPMGEVPERNGRVRFAFAAGAVRDFPILVSKGYEHSTATVGGVTVESHYVARDKAAGERVLKYATWALQEFERRLGPLPYTHFRVVEAPLSGGAGGMEFPGLITVATSLYRGSADPSEALAGLKGLEEIQALLGAMGQGSSNSTLAHLGEVLERTLEFTVAHEVAHQYFASLVGSDPINAPIVDESLAQYAALLYVEWRHGKGAADTLRKEALVSSYHLYRMSGGKDGRADRPTGDFADEFEYGALVYGKAPLLHHASRQLVGDVAFVQALRSYVDTYRFKWTCKECFTRELAKASPAHAKRLEGLRVRWWEEARGDQDLGAADLASMLGAQGLGDLGDLKDMQLQLDPESMKLLEELIPGLLGQ; translated from the coding sequence ATGAGGACCTTCCTGCGTGGGTGTCTGCTGTGGTCCGTGCTCTCCAGCGCCCCCGCCTGGAGCGGCCCTCCCGCGGCACCCCCGCCCCCGGCGGCCTCGCCCGAGGTGCAGCTGTGCCTCCAGCACCTGAAGCCCTCCGAGCGCGAGCGGGCGGCGAAGGCGCTGGGGCCCCTGGCCGAGCTGCCGCGCTACCGGGTGCAGCTGGACGTGGACCCGGCCTCGCGCGAGGTGACGGGGCGGGTGCAGGTGGAGGTGCTGGCCCGGGGCAGGCCCCTCACGGAGCTGTACCTGCGGCTGACGCCAAACCTGTTGGGGCGCCGGGTGACGCTGTCGGACGCGAAGCTCGGTGGCCGGCCCATCAAGCTGGAGCAGCCGGAGCCCACGCTGTACCGCGTGTCGCTGGAGGAGCCCGTGCCCCCGGGCGCCGCGGCGGTGGTGGACGTGGCGGTGAAGGCCACCGTGCCGAAGGTGGAGAGCGGCGGCGGAGGGATGCTCGCGGGCCTGCTGGGCGGCGGCGACCGCCGAGGCGGCGGGGACCATGGGGCCTTCTCGGCCACGGAGGACTTCGTCAGCCTGGTGGGCGTGGTGCCTCAGGTGCCGCCGCTGGATGCCGCCGGCCAGCCCTGGGCCGGGCCGCAGGGCGTTGGCGACCTGGCGCTGTACGAGCCGGCGCACGTGCTGGCCACCGTCACGGTGCCCTCGGGCTGGACGGTGCACGCCACCGGAGCGCCCATGGGCGAGGTGCCCGAGCGCAATGGCCGCGTGCGCTTCGCCTTCGCGGCGGGCGCGGTGCGGGACTTCCCCATCCTCGTGTCGAAGGGCTACGAGCACTCCACGGCCACGGTGGGCGGCGTCACCGTGGAGAGCCACTACGTGGCGCGGGACAAGGCCGCGGGAGAGCGCGTGCTGAAGTACGCCACCTGGGCCCTGCAGGAGTTCGAGCGGCGCCTGGGGCCGCTGCCCTACACGCACTTCCGCGTGGTGGAGGCGCCCCTGTCCGGCGGCGCGGGCGGCATGGAGTTCCCCGGGCTCATCACGGTGGCCACGTCGCTGTACCGCGGCTCGGCGGACCCGTCCGAGGCGCTGGCCGGCTTGAAGGGGCTGGAGGAGATACAGGCGCTGCTGGGGGCCATGGGGCAGGGGAGCAGCAACTCCACCCTGGCGCACCTGGGCGAGGTGCTGGAGCGCACGCTGGAGTTCACCGTGGCGCACGAGGTGGCGCACCAGTACTTCGCCAGCCTCGTGGGCTCGGACCCCATCAACGCGCCCATCGTCGACGAGTCGCTGGCCCAGTACGCCGCGCTGCTCTACGTCGAGTGGCGGCACGGCAAGGGGGCGGCGGACACGCTGCGCAAGGAGGCGCTGGTGTCGTCGTACCACCTGTACCGGATGTCCGGCGGGAAGGACGGCCGCGCGGACCGGCCCACGGGCGACTTCGCGGACGAGTTCGAGTACGGCGCGCTCGTCTACGGCAAGGCGCCGCTGCTGCACCATGCCTCGCGGCAGCTCGTGGGCGACGTCGCCTTCGTCCAGGCGCTGCGCTCGTACGTGGACACGTACCGCTTCAAGTGGACGTGCAAGGAGTGCTTCACCCGCGAGCTGGCGAAGGCGAGCCCCGCGCATGCGAAGCGGCTGGAGGGCTTGCGCGTGCGCTGGTGGGAGGAGGCGCGCGGCGACCAGGACCTGGGGGCCGCCGACCTGGCGTCGATGCTGGGCGCCCAGGGGCTGGGCGACCTGGGAGACTTGAAGGACATGCAGCTGCAGCTGGACCCGGAGTCGATGAAGCTCCTGGAGGAGCTGATTCCGGGCCTGCTGGGACAGTGA